The Methylocaldum marinum genome includes the window ACGACAGTTCAACAGCGTGCTCGGCAATCTGTATCGGGACGGGCTGGATTCGATGGGCTGGCACTCGGACAAGGAAAAAGAGCTTGGGCCGAATCCGTTCATTGCTTCCCTGAGTTTCGGGGCCGAAAGGCGGTTCAAGCTGCGCCATAACAAAACCGGAGAAGTCTTGGAAATCGCCTTGACCCACGGCAGTCTGCTGCTCATGGGCGGGCGCTTGCAGCACGGGTGGCGGCATTCCGTTCCGAAAGCGCGGGAGCCCGGGGCCGCGCGCATCAACTTAACTTTCAGAACCATTTTCCCTAAAAGCTTGTTCAAAACGTCTGTATTCGGGAGCGTCAATACATGGGCGAGGTCGTAAAATTCCGCCGGCCGAAGCCGTCGGAAAAACAGGCCGGCAAGACATTGTGCCGGAGCGGTTTTCACAAATGGAAAGTGGCCCGGGAAAGGCCTTTCGATGTCAAGCAGGGCAAGCTGATCACGGTTTATCGCTGCGAACGTTGCGGTGCCACCAAGAACGAGTTGCGGTGATTCGGGCGCGGGCGTCGTGTTTTCCCGTCGCCTCGGCGCTTTCTCAGCCGAGATCGGTCGGTGAAACCAACAGCTTGTCCACTCGATTCTTGTCCATATCCACCACCTCGAAGCGAAGATTATTCCATTCGAAGTGGTCGGCTGCGCGGGGGACGTGGCCGAGCTGCAGCATCACGAAACCGCCTATCGTATGGAAATTGCCCGTCGCCTCGTCCGGCAGTTCTTCCAGGTTGAAGAGCTGTTTGAATTTCGCGGTGCTCAGCATACCATCCAAAAGCCAGGAGCCGTCGTTACGCTGTATGGCTTCGGGTTCTTCTTCCCACTCGGCCATGGGAATGTCGCCCACGATGGCTTCCATGACATCCTTCAGCGTGACCAGTCCGGCGACCTCGCCGTACTCGTCCACCACCAAAGCCATGGGGGTTTTGGAGCGCTTGAACTCCTCCAGAAGCTGCATGGGATTGAGAGATTTCGGCACGTAGCGCGGTGTTTTGAGCAGGCGGTTCAGATCTATGGTTTCGCCGAGCAGGGACTTGGTCAGTAGATCCTTGGCCTGGACGAATCCTATGACATTATCGAGGCCGTCTTTACATACGGGGATTCTCGAAAATGGACTGTCGGTGATCTTGCGGCGGTTTTCTTCGAAGGAATCCTTGATGTCCAGGTAATAGATATCCATGCGCGGGGTCATGATCGCGCCCACCCGGAGGGCGTCCAACTGCAGGACGTTCGAGACCATTTCCTGTTCGGACTTGTCGAATACCCCGGCCGCCGTGCCCTGCTCGATCATGATCTTGATTTCTTTCTCTGTGACCAGCGGTTCCTCGGGTTGTCGCGTTCTCAACAGCCACAGGATGCAATCGGTAGACAGACTCAGGATCTTGACCAGAGGGAAAGCCACGAGCGAGATG containing:
- a CDS encoding alpha-ketoglutarate-dependent dioxygenase AlkB family protein, producing MHNLAPRDGELYFVENFVSREEADSIHARLRQDLAWREEEIVMFGRRVKVPRLVCWYGDAGAVYRYSGVDHEPLPWTETLLALKVRIESFCGRQFNSVLGNLYRDGLDSMGWHSDKEKELGPNPFIASLSFGAERRFKLRHNKTGEVLEIALTHGSLLLMGGRLQHGWRHSVPKAREPGAARINLTFRTIFPKSLFKTSVFGSVNTWARS
- a CDS encoding hemolysin family protein, with the translated sequence MSVPEDTSLHRPFLFATLAYRINYRYRLMEILILVFLFLLNGVFAMSEMAIVSARKTRLQEAAQEGHFGAKAALQLANEPSHFLSTIQVGITLIGILMGAFGEAALSGELAAYLERFPELAPYSRGLSLAVVVIGITYFSLIIGELVPKRLALQKPEKIAQVIARPMNFISLVAFPLVKILSLSTDCILWLLRTRQPEEPLVTEKEIKIMIEQGTAAGVFDKSEQEMVSNVLQLDALRVGAIMTPRMDIYYLDIKDSFEENRRKITDSPFSRIPVCKDGLDNVIGFVQAKDLLTKSLLGETIDLNRLLKTPRYVPKSLNPMQLLEEFKRSKTPMALVVDEYGEVAGLVTLKDVMEAIVGDIPMAEWEEEPEAIQRNDGSWLLDGMLSTAKFKQLFNLEELPDEATGNFHTIGGFVMLQLGHVPRAADHFEWNNLRFEVVDMDKNRVDKLLVSPTDLG